In Candidatus Moanabacter tarae, the genomic stretch AGATAGAGTCTGGACCAAGGACGATGCGGACCAAGTCTGTGGTGATATCGAAAAAGCAAAGTCTGCTGTGGTTCTAGAAGAAAAAAGGCGGAGCAGGCAAATCTCTCCTCGACTCTATGATCTTACTACCCTACAGCGAGAGGCAAACAGTCGCCATGGTTTATCGGCTCGTCATACCCTTCAAATCGCTCAATCCCTCTACGAAGAGCACAAACTCATAACTTACCCTAGGACTAGTTCTCAAGCCTTACCCGAGGACTACCAACAGACCTGCCGGAGGATCCTGGAAACGATAGGAGGAGACTTCGAGCCTCACGCAGAGGAGATCCTAAACAAAGGCTGGGTTCGCCCCAACCGCCGCATATTTAATAATGAGCAAATTAGCGATCACTTCGCTATTATCCCAACCGGCGAAGGGAAGAAGGCTTTGGACGGTCCTAAAGAAAAGATTTTTGACATGATAACCCGTCGATTCGTGTCGGTTTTTTACCCACCTGCGGAGTTTGATGTGACGACAAGGTTTAGCGAGGTGGCCGAGCATACTTTCAAATCAGAAGGGAAAGTCCTTATAAATCCGGGTTGGATGAGTTGCTACGGTAAAGAAGCGGAAGAAGAAGAAACTCTTCCTCCTCTCTCCCCATCCGATGGTTCTCCGCCACAAGCAGACATCTCGAAAGTCGAGATTGAAGAACTAGAAACCAAACCACCTTCACGCTACACGGAATCAACCCTTCTCTCTGCAATGGAAAGCGCTGGGAAGCTAGTCGATGACGAAGAACTTGCCTTAGCTATCAAAGAGAAAGGACTGGGAACACCAGCTACTCGCGCTCAAATTATTGAGCAGCTAATCAATCAACTATATGTGCAGAGAGAACGCCGGAACCTCATTCCTACTGCCAAAGCAGACTTTCTGCTGAGCTTTCTTGAGCTTGTCAAAGCCGATGTCCTTACAAGTCCCTCCATGACGGGAGAATGGGAACACAAGCTCCACCAAATCGAGAAGGGTCAATTGACTCGGACCCAATTCATGGAAGGAATAATTGATCTTACGCGCTCAATCGTCGAGCAAACAAGATCCTTCAAGGAAGACGAAACTGGAGGGAATGAGACGTCTGTGATATCGCCATCGGACGGCAAGCCTTTTCTTGAGACCTTTCGCACTTACCGTTCCCAAGATGACACCTACCGGATCTACAAAATCGTGGCGAATCGCAAACTAGAAGAAGTCGAGGTAGGAGAGCTCGTCTCCAGGGGACAGATTGGACCACTCGATGGGTTTAGGTCTAAGGCTGGAAAACCCTTCTCAGCAATCCTCCGACTCAATAATGACAAGAAGGTTGAATTCGTTTTTGATAACCACGACGAAGGATCGAACGACGGCGAGGGAGAGACCCTGGACCTGTCGAAGTGTCCAGTCACGGGACAATGCCCTAAGGACGGGAAACCCGTGTACTCCACTCCGAGAGCATTCGCTTGTGAGCATTCCTTGAACGGAAAGCAAGATTGTACATTTCGAATCAGCCGTCAAATCCTCGGACAAACCCTTCCCGAAGAACAAATCCGAAAGCTACTCGAAAACGGCAAGACTGATCTCATAGAGAACTTTCGTTCTAATCGCACTAAAAGATATTTCTCTGCTTACCTAGTACTTAAGAAAAACCATGATATTGGCTTCGAATTCCTACCAAGAGCGAAGAAAAAAATGACAAAGAAATCCACTATTAAGAAGCCTGATACAAGAAAGTCAGGCTAAACGAATTTGGAAATTCCATGCTCCGAATATAGGACTGAAAAGTGAAAGAACTTTCCTGAATGGGCATGGCCGTCTTGGCCGAACATTCTAACCCCGTCGACGGTTGTACCCGATTATGCACCACAGCCAAGAATTTTTTCAGCCGCACTTTAACAAGAAATGCTCTGAGGCAAATAAGTCGTGCCCCATGAAAAATCGAAGGGCCAGCTTCAGACTATGATTCCCTATTAGGATTTCTCTTCCCAACAAGTCCTAATTCTCCTTGGCTATTAGTTTAATTAGTAAAGCATGAGAAAAAAAGAAACTACTAATACCAAGTTCAGTCTACAAAATCGCACCATTGCCGTCATCGGAGCAGCATCAGGTATCGGAGAAGCGGTAGCAATAGCCTGCGCCGAGTGCGGAGGAAATGTGATCATCGCGGATCTTGACAATGAAGGTCTTTTTAGGGTTGCAGCTGAGATTTCAAGCTCAGAAGGGGAATGCGAATCCCATGATCTCGATATCTGTGACGAAAATGGAGTCGGGGAGTTTCTAAGAGATATTGATAGCCGATTTGGACTAGATGCGGTGGTGGCCACCCCCGCTCTCAACATTCGACAGCCGATCACAGCCTACTCTAGCGCTGAGGTGGATCGTATTATAGATGTAAACCTGAAGGGAGGATTCTATGTCTTAAATATAGCAGGCAATTTGATGTCCAATCGTGGAAAAGGAAGCATAGTTCTCTTTTCCTCAATTCGTGGCAAGGTAGTCGAAGCCGGTCAGGGAATTTATGCCGCAACCAAGGGTGCCATCGAACAGCTGGTCCGAGCTTCTTCGGCAGAATTAGGGCCTTCAGGTGTCCGAGTAAACGCACTTGCTCCAGGAATTGTTACTACTCCCCTGACCCAACAGATCCAATCCAACCCTGACTGGCATAAGGCCTACGCGTCCCACTCGGTTTTTAACCGTTGGGCAACTCCTGAAGAAATAGCTTGGCCCACCGTCTTTCTCCTATCTGAAGCCGCTTCCTTCATCACGGGATCGGTGCTTTATGTTGATGGTGGTTGGACAGCCATCGATGGTCGCTTCAATCCACCAAGTATGGAAACCAGTCGATGACCGATAAAGTTTGATTGGAACCACGACTTGATGCCAAGAAACTCTCCTTTCATCTTAGACCGTATCTGATTACAGCAAAGGGAATCAGGCTGGACTAAGTTTTGCAGAGATCTTTTGAAAACTTTTTTTATGGAGTGATCTCGCTTCGACGCACCCATCAACACGAGGATTCTCGAAAAGCTTAAAACGAGACTTACCACCAAGAGATCGATCATGTATTTCACGCATAACTTGTCGAAGGGTATGCCTCATTTTTTAGAATCTTCACCATGCCCTACCATAACAGACCTCTCACGTTAGGCGCTATTGTCTGGGCTTTGGTCGCTTCCTTCCTTTGGTCGGGAAACTCTGTTTCTATAAAATTTGCCTTGGCAGGAGTTCCCCCTCTGGCGCTAGCAGGTGTGCGATTCATTTTGGGACTGGCAGTGGTAAGCATCTGGATAGTGAGTAGTCGAATCTCTCTAAGAATGACAGGGGGAGAATGGCGATTGCTCGTCCAGTTGACTTTGATCTTTTCTCTCCAGATTCTTTTCCTTAATATCGGTACGGATGGCACCACGGGAAGTCGCTCCTCGATTCTAATCTCCTGTCATCCCTTTTTTGTAGCACTTTTCGCACATCTATTTATCCCCGGAGATCGTTTCAGCTTGCTGAAATTAATCGGGATGGCCCTGTCCTTCATTGGCATCTGTTCCATATTCTGGGAAGGTCTCTTCCTCGGCAATAGACTTGTGTTGGTAGGGGACCTCCTGGTTTTTGCCAGCAGCCTTCTCCTTGGAGCTCGTCAAGTCTATGTGAAGCATCTCACGATGAATATCCATCCGGGAAAGATTCTCTTTTGGCAGGCGGTACTCAGTATTCCTGTTTTCTTTATTCTTAGTGCAGTATACGAGCCGCTAGATAATATAACTCTGACAACTGGAATTGTCTTAGCAATCCTCTACCAAGGAGTGGTCATCGCAGGAATATGTTTCATTATCTGGACAATACTCATGCGTGACTTTAAAGCCAGTCGCTTGGGTGTCTTTTCATTCACAATTCCACCTTTTGGGGTTCTCTTGAGTTCTATCTTTCTAAAGGAAGCACCAACTCCAGGAATTTGGATCAGCATGCTCCTAGTTGGTGCCGGAGTAGCATTGGTCAACTCTGAAAAAGGATGAAATACTGTATTCTAATACTAACCTGGATCCTAGCCGTACCCCTTTACGCACAAGACGATTACGAGCGGGCAACCAGGTCCCGACGTCACACAGAAAAAGGAAAAGAATTGACTCGGATAGGAGACATAGAAGGGGCTATTATGGACTTTGACGAGGCCATTCGGCTCGATGCGGATAACGCTGAAGCCTACCTATATCGGGGCAGAGCCAAAGCCAAACGAAAGGACTTTGACGGCGCCCATGACGACTATTCGCAAGCGATTGAAACGAATCCAGGACATCCACTTGCCTATTATGAGCGAAGTCAATCTCACCTTGAAAAAGCAGACTGGGAAAGTGCCCTTGGAGATCTCACTGAGGCAATTAAATTAGACAGCTCGAATCCCAACTACTACCGCTCGCGGGCCGCGATCAGACTAAAACGCCATCAGCATACTGAATCAGTGGAAGATTTTGAACGTCTCGCTAATCTTGAAAAAAACGACCTGCGGCATCTCCGATCACTAGGTGACGCAAAGTATGCCGCCGGAGATTTAGAGGGTGCCCTTGAAGTCTGTAACAACTTACTCAGGAAAAATCGGCGTTCAGCCTTAGGTTACGTCCTTAGGGCCAGATTGAAGACTATTAAGGGATTGGAAAAAGGGGCCCATGCCGATTATGATAAAGCGGTAAAATATTCACCTCAAAGCTCAGAACCTTATTTTTCTCGCGGCCTTTTTTTTTATGCCAGAAACCAATTCTCGAAGGCGAGAAATGACCTCTCCGCCGGACTAGAACTGGCAACTCAAAGGGAGAGTTTGGATTATGCAAATCTCTGGCTCTGGATGACCGATGCGCGAATGGGAAAAGTCGCACACGCCAACGAAACGCTGCGAAGATATCGAGACGAACGCGAGGAAGAGAAGACCTTTGATTGGCCAGATACAATCACCCGTTTTGTACTAGGAGAGATATCAGAAGAAGAGTTGCTCGTGCTTGCTAAAGACACTGATTTGATAAAAGAAAAGGAACAACTGACCGAAGCGACTTACTATGCCGCCCAAGCACACATCCTGAAAAATCGTCGAGAAGAAGCTTTAAAGAGCCTGAAGACCTGTGTCGCGGCAAACATCCTCCTCTTCTACGAGCATACTGCGGCATTTTTGCAGATCAGCCACGAAGATGATATCCAAAGGAAAACTCCCTAAGACAGGGGACCAAACTAAACTAGGATATGAGTAGGCGATCGTCGCACCGACCTGGAAGCCAACTATTAGCCTCCAGCAACAACAGGATTTGTAAGGGCTCCGATTTTGTCAATGATTATGGTAACACTGTCTCCATCCTTAAGGTAGACGGGAGGATTTTGTGCCATTCCCACACCCTGAGGAGTTCCCGTCATGATCACGGTCCCAGGTAAGAGAGTTGTGCTCTTGCTAAGGAATGAGATCAGCTCAGGAACATCGAAGATCATATCGCTGGTATTCGAATCCTGCATAGTTTCGCCATTGAGCACTGTCCGAATCCTTAAAGAATTTGGATCAGGGATATCCTCGGCGGTTACGAGACACGGTCCCAATGGAGCAAAGGTATCAAATCCTTTCCCTCGACACCATTGGCCCCCTCCCCATTTCAACTGCCAATCTCGGGCGCTAACATCGTTCGCACAGGTATACCCAAGGACGTAGTCTAACGCCTCTTCGCGCCCGACATTACGGCATGCTCTACCAATTACAACCCCCAATTCGCATTCGTAATCTACCTCTTCACTCTTGCTCTCCCCGCCCGGAAGAATAATCGGGTCGTCCGGATTTTGTACCGAATTTGCGCCCTTCACAAAAAGAATCGGGAATTCTGGTCGAGCCATTCCAGTCTCTTCCGCGTGCTGTCCGTAGTTTAACCCAATACAGAGAATGATCGGTGGTGTTACAGGAGCCAACTGTTTCCCAATTATTGCCTCTCGATCCGTAAGGTGATGCTCTCCATAAATGTCCCCTGACAACTCGAAGAATTTATGGTCCCCCCGTGCTCCAGCGAACTTTTCCGCTCCTTCCCTACTCAAATATCGCATTATGATCATGATTTCGCTCCTTCCCTTTTCAAACTATTGAGAATCGATAGACGAATTTGAAAAGAGTCAAGCCGTAGAGCTGTGAAATAAGACTCGAAAATTTATTCCCATCTCCGGGAAATCCCTTCTTGATAAGCATACTAATTGCTCCTTTTAGAGCAAATTCCTCTTTATGCATAACAGGTTTAAAGTCGCTTTTACAAAAAGGAATCTTAAGAAGATGAAGATGTGCGATGAAAGAGACAAGTGGATATCAAGCAGTAGCATCCCAAGCGGAAATTCTAGTTGGGAGAGCGAAGGTGGTACGATTGGGTGCCCACTCAATCGCCTTATTTCGGCTGGGAGATGAGATCATAGCGCTCGATAACCGGTGTCCCCACATGGGATTTCCTCTTGACCGAGGAACGGTAAAAGACGGCATTCTCACCTGTCACTGGCACCACGCACGCTTTGATATTGGCAGTGGGTGCGCCTTCGATCTTTTCGCGGATGATATTCCTGTCTTTGATACCTTCTGTGAGGATGGGAGGGTGTTCGTATCAAAAACCCCTAAGGCAGTTCCGGGCGAATCCTACTATGGCCAACGTCTGAAAAAGGGATTGGAGCAGAACATTGGGCTTGTTCAATCGAAGAGCGTTATTGGACTTCTCGAATCACAAACCGAATTCAAAGAGATTGTCAGGCAGATTGCCCGGTTTGGGGGTGCCAACCATGAGAATTGGAATGACGGGATGACTAGCCTCGCTGTAGTAACGAATCTGTGGCCTGATCTCAGTGACCGCACTCGAATTTTTGCTCTTTCTTATGCAGCTCGGCGGCTGGCCGATAACTGTGCAGATCGACCGTCTCGCCGAGATCGGAACCAATTAGCCGGCTCCACGTCTTCCCTATTGCAATTGAAACGATGGTTCCGCGATTGGCTGGTCGTAAGGCAAAGGGATGGTGCAGAACGAACTGTCCTCACGGCGGCAGCGATTTCTCCCGGTTCGATGAAGCTTAACGATCTCCTATTTGCTGGAGTTAGTGATCGGATTTTCTCGAACACGGGTCATACTCTCGATTTCTTCAACAAGGCTTTTGAATTACTAGATTTTATTGGCTGGGAAGAAGCCGAAGGAATTCTTCCAACCCTGATGCCCCAAGCATCCGGAGCTCGCGGTGGAGAAGAACAGAGTTCCTGGAGGTCTCCAGTCGACCTGATTGAAATCATCCGCTCTGTCGAAGCAGAACTTCCGTCGATTCTTTCTAACAGAGGAAAAAGTGAAGCGCCCTTAGATCCAGATCTAGAAGGAATCCTCTGGGGAGATAACCCCGCAACGATCACCGAATTGATCGCTGGCGAAATTGCTAGAGGAGTCGATGTGTTGGCAATTGCGAAACAAGTCTGCTACACAGCTGCAATGCGATTGGCTCGTTTCCCCGAATCCAACGACATCGCAGATTGGTTTAATCCGGTTCATACATTTAATTTCTCTAACGCGGTCTACCAAAGCCTCAAGCGAGGTGTGACCCCAGATACCGTCAAAGCCATTTTCCATGCAGCTATGGCCACCTATAAGGACCGGTTTCTAAATATTCCTGAAGCCCCTCTACCAGGTGAACTCAATGATTTTGAAAATTTACCTGAAGAACCTGAATTACTGCGGGAGCAGATAACAGGACTGCTCGACCATCGCCAGAATCTGAACGCCGTAACCGGTGCTGTGGCCAAATATGTGCGCCTACGCCACCCGCTCGGCGACTTAATCGATACTCTTGCCATTGCAACTCTCAGAGAAGACCTAGATTTTCATAAGATTCAAGTGCTAGAGGCAGGCGTAAGTCAGGCTCGTCTGTGGCAGGGCGGCCCGGAAGAAGAGAACATATTTGTTGGGATCACTCGTCACCTTGCTGCCCATTGCCCAACTCGAAGAGGGGAATCCCGCATGACTCAAATTGCCGTCCGCCTCCAGCGGGACGAAGTGATCTACGATAATGCGGGCAAATAGTGGATGAAAAATTCAAATGCCGCGCCGCATTTTTAGAGTGTTAGGCAAATCAAATTATTCGGGCAGTCCAACACCGAATCCGAAGGCAGAAACCTGCCCCCAAGCCATTCTTACACCTATGGGCAATAAAAAAATGCTCGGGACGGTTATTTTATCTATACTGTCGCTTTTGCTCTTTATTTGGGGCTCGAAGCGCCAAGCATCCCTGGTTAACACTGACTTCAATCTCACTGATCAGTTCG encodes the following:
- the cpnA gene encoding Cyclopentanol dehydrogenase, coding for MRKKETTNTKFSLQNRTIAVIGAASGIGEAVAIACAECGGNVIIADLDNEGLFRVAAEISSSEGECESHDLDICDENGVGEFLRDIDSRFGLDAVVATPALNIRQPITAYSSAEVDRIIDVNLKGGFYVLNIAGNLMSNRGKGSIVLFSSIRGKVVEAGQGIYAATKGAIEQLVRASSAELGPSGVRVNALAPGIVTTPLTQQIQSNPDWHKAYASHSVFNRWATPEEIAWPTVFLLSEAASFITGSVLYVDGGWTAIDGRFNPPSMETSR
- the hcaC_1 gene encoding 3-phenylpropionate/cinnamic acid dioxygenase ferredoxin subunit; translated protein: MKETSGYQAVASQAEILVGRAKVVRLGAHSIALFRLGDEIIALDNRCPHMGFPLDRGTVKDGILTCHWHHARFDIGSGCAFDLFADDIPVFDTFCEDGRVFVSKTPKAVPGESYYGQRLKKGLEQNIGLVQSKSVIGLLESQTEFKEIVRQIARFGGANHENWNDGMTSLAVVTNLWPDLSDRTRIFALSYAARRLADNCADRPSRRDRNQLAGSTSSLLQLKRWFRDWLVVRQRDGAERTVLTAAAISPGSMKLNDLLFAGVSDRIFSNTGHTLDFFNKAFELLDFIGWEEAEGILPTLMPQASGARGGEEQSSWRSPVDLIEIIRSVEAELPSILSNRGKSEAPLDPDLEGILWGDNPATITELIAGEIARGVDVLAIAKQVCYTAAMRLARFPESNDIADWFNPVHTFNFSNAVYQSLKRGVTPDTVKAIFHAAMATYKDRFLNIPEAPLPGELNDFENLPEEPELLREQITGLLDHRQNLNAVTGAVAKYVRLRHPLGDLIDTLAIATLREDLDFHKIQVLEAGVSQARLWQGGPEEENIFVGITRHLAAHCPTRRGESRMTQIAVRLQRDEVIYDNAGK
- a CDS encoding Ureidoglycolate lyase; this translates as MIIMRYLSREGAEKFAGARGDHKFFELSGDIYGEHHLTDREAIIGKQLAPVTPPIILCIGLNYGQHAEETGMARPEFPILFVKGANSVQNPDDPIILPGGESKSEEVDYECELGVVIGRACRNVGREEALDYVLGYTCANDVSARDWQLKWGGGQWCRGKGFDTFAPLGPCLVTAEDIPDPNSLRIRTVLNGETMQDSNTSDMIFDVPELISFLSKSTTLLPGTVIMTGTPQGVGMAQNPPVYLKDGDSVTIIIDKIGALTNPVVAGG
- the topB gene encoding DNA topoisomerase 3, which encodes MSKSLIIAEKPSVAGDLAAALGRVGKKGSWYEDDSYIISSAIGHLVELYMPEDFDKKLRFWRLQSLPIIPEQFSLKVIDRTKSKYQELEKLLQRKDVSEVINACDAGREGELIFTYVYEAAECHKPVKRLWMQSMTKKAIREAFEKLRTGGEMRNLQDAARCRSEADWLIGINGTRAITARVSGRARGNTATVGRVQTPTLKLVVERENQIRKFSPRPYWCIVGLFSIAEGDYAGVYQKPDFKARGKDKKGTNESSLLEDRVDRVWTKDDADQVCGDIEKAKSAVVLEEKRRSRQISPRLYDLTTLQREANSRHGLSARHTLQIAQSLYEEHKLITYPRTSSQALPEDYQQTCRRILETIGGDFEPHAEEILNKGWVRPNRRIFNNEQISDHFAIIPTGEGKKALDGPKEKIFDMITRRFVSVFYPPAEFDVTTRFSEVAEHTFKSEGKVLINPGWMSCYGKEAEEEETLPPLSPSDGSPPQADISKVEIEELETKPPSRYTESTLLSAMESAGKLVDDEELALAIKEKGLGTPATRAQIIEQLINQLYVQRERRNLIPTAKADFLLSFLELVKADVLTSPSMTGEWEHKLHQIEKGQLTRTQFMEGIIDLTRSIVEQTRSFKEDETGGNETSVISPSDGKPFLETFRTYRSQDDTYRIYKIVANRKLEEVEVGELVSRGQIGPLDGFRSKAGKPFSAILRLNNDKKVEFVFDNHDEGSNDGEGETLDLSKCPVTGQCPKDGKPVYSTPRAFACEHSLNGKQDCTFRISRQILGQTLPEEQIRKLLENGKTDLIENFRSNRTKRYFSAYLVLKKNHDIGFEFLPRAKKKMTKKSTIKKPDTRKSG
- the eamA gene encoding putative amino-acid metabolite efflux pump, which gives rise to MPYHNRPLTLGAIVWALVASFLWSGNSVSIKFALAGVPPLALAGVRFILGLAVVSIWIVSSRISLRMTGGEWRLLVQLTLIFSLQILFLNIGTDGTTGSRSSILISCHPFFVALFAHLFIPGDRFSLLKLIGMALSFIGICSIFWEGLFLGNRLVLVGDLLVFASSLLLGARQVYVKHLTMNIHPGKILFWQAVLSIPVFFILSAVYEPLDNITLTTGIVLAILYQGVVIAGICFIIWTILMRDFKASRLGVFSFTIPPFGVLLSSIFLKEAPTPGIWISMLLVGAGVALVNSEKG
- the nlpI gene encoding Lipoprotein NlpI, whose amino-acid sequence is MKYCILILTWILAVPLYAQDDYERATRSRRHTEKGKELTRIGDIEGAIMDFDEAIRLDADNAEAYLYRGRAKAKRKDFDGAHDDYSQAIETNPGHPLAYYERSQSHLEKADWESALGDLTEAIKLDSSNPNYYRSRAAIRLKRHQHTESVEDFERLANLEKNDLRHLRSLGDAKYAAGDLEGALEVCNNLLRKNRRSALGYVLRARLKTIKGLEKGAHADYDKAVKYSPQSSEPYFSRGLFFYARNQFSKARNDLSAGLELATQRESLDYANLWLWMTDARMGKVAHANETLRRYRDEREEEKTFDWPDTITRFVLGEISEEELLVLAKDTDLIKEKEQLTEATYYAAQAHILKNRREEALKSLKTCVAANILLFYEHTAAFLQISHEDDIQRKTP